Proteins encoded within one genomic window of Oryza brachyantha chromosome 7, ObraRS2, whole genome shotgun sequence:
- the LOC102713103 gene encoding uncharacterized protein LOC102713103 isoform X1, which translates to MDRTPGKSSPSKRRRDARAPEAAAEVIEREAPVASAPVEGTPKGKKSKSKKGKKHKQQESPSSVSDASAIVTHKDLANESGNGYTSGEGATTSTAPVLEAQKEVDEQEAPNISASVEVQAQKGKKLKDKKRKKHKQQESSSAVMAATDLFSESGIGCTSGEGTTTSMAPVQEADEQLAPTVSASVEAQAQKGKKSKEKKRKRHKQQESHSDVSDVSAIVTDTDLVIESGNRSTSGEGALRDADVVPSPRSEHDPTPEMDRMPGKSKASKRRCGATTSMPVALEAEKEVDEQETTVTSTAVERTPDGKKSKSKKHKKYKQQQSPSVSDASAVVMDTDLANESGDGCRSGEAALQDVDVVSSRNGQDPKCPEVNSSEDSVAGKKGDTDDNSQLCSSLHESYVERRRRKNRERKRRKKENANRSNVQNPSSQPSATEVGLVTTADEDNTPGSKCKNPSLLPGAGEVGLVMTADGNNTPGSECKKSNKKRKRNQTIVSEAPLVQRMGLGETASVGMMDEVQPILSDSRHARSDRSDVLSNLGQMHKEKYRDIYSPRGSLIRFQRKKLLILDINGLLADINQDHHNAHMSDAKVRGKLVFRRPYCNDFLKFCFQKFELGIWSSRLKANVDAVINIIMEEDMKESLLFCWDLSKCTGTKFKTLENKDKPLVLKELKKLWNKEDPDLPWEQGEFSPSNTLLVDDSPYKALGNPSHTAIFPHPYRYLDKKDNSLAPGGDLRVYLENLAAAADVQSYVREHPFGQPSITKSHQHWGFYVKVLESLEKPIA; encoded by the exons ATGGACCGGACGCCGGGGAAGAGCAGCCCCTCCaaacggcggcgcgacgccaGGGCgcccgaggcggcggcggaggtgatcGAACGGGAGGCGCCCGTCGCTTCTGCTCCAG TGGAGGGGACACCAAAGGGGAAGAAATCCAAGtcaaagaaaggaaagaagcATAAGCAGCAGGAATCCCCTTCTTCTGTATCCGATGCCAGTGCTATTGTGACACATAAAGATTTGGCCAATGAATCTGGAAATGGTTACACAAGTGGGGAAGGTGCTACCACATCCACGGCGCCTGTGCTGGAGGCGCAGAAGGAGGTGGATGAGCAGGAGGCTCCCAACATTTCTGCTTCAG TGGAGGTGCAAGCGCAAAAGGGGAAGAAATTAAAGGACAAGAAACGAAAGAAGCATAAGCAGCAGGAATCCTCTTCTGCTGTTATGGCTGCTACAGATTTGTTCAGTGAATCTGGAATTGGTTGTACGAGTGGGGAAGGTACCACCACCTCCATGGCACCAGTGCAGGAGGCAGACGAGCAGCTGGCTCCCACTGTTTCTGCCTCAG TGGAGGCACAAGCGCAAAAGGGGAAGAAATCAAAGGAGAAGAAACGGAAGAGGCATAAGCAGCAGGAATCTCATTCTGATGTATCTGATGTTAGTGCTATTGTGACGGATACAGATTTGGTCATTGAATCTGGAAATCGTTCCACAAGTGGGGAAGGTGCATTACGAGATGCTGATGTTGTTCCGAGCCCCAGAAGTGAGCATGATCCAACGCCAGAAATGGATCGAATGCCAGGGAAGAGCAAGGCCTCAAAACGACGGTGTGGCGCCACCACATCCATGCCTGTGGCGCTGGAGGCGGAGAAAGAGGTGGATGAACAGGAGACTACCGTCACTTCTACTGCAG TGGAGAGGACACCAGATGGTAAGAAATCGAAGTCTAAGAAACACAAGAAGTATAAGCAACAGCAATCCCCTTCTGTGTCTGATGCCAGTGCTGTTGTGATGGACACAGATTTGGCCAATGAATCTGGAGATGGTTGCAGGAGTGGGGAAGCTGCATTACAAGATGTTGATGTTGTCAGTTCCAGAAATGGGCAAGATCCAAAATGTCCTGAGGTTAACAGTTCTGAGGATTCAGTGGCAGGAAAGAAAGGGGATACAGATGATAACTCCCAGCTCTGCAGCTCATTGCACGAGAGTTATGTAGAAAGAAGAAGGCGAAAGAATAGAGAAaggaagaggagaaagaaggaaaatgcCAATAGGAGCAATGTGCAGAATCCTTCTTCACAACCTAGTGCCACTGAGGTTGGTTTGGTGACTACAGCTGATGAGGATAATACTCCTGGCTCAAAATGCAAGAATCCTTCTTTGCTACCTGGTGCTGGTGAGGTTGGCTTGGTGATGACAGCTGATGGGAATAATACTCCAGGCTCTGAATGCAAGAAATCaaacaagaagaggaagagaaatcAAACAATTGTTAGTGAGGCACCCTTGGTACAAAGGATGGGTTTGGGTGAGACTGCTTCAGTTGGAATGATGGATGAAGTTCAACCTATCTTATCTGATAGCCGACATGCAAGGAGTGATAGGTCAGATGTTTTGTCGAATTTAGGTCAGATGCACAAAGAGAAATATCGGGACATCTACTCACCAAGAGGGTCGCTGATAAGatttcaaaggaaaaaacTTCTTATTCTGGATATTAATGGTTTGCTTGCGGATATCAATCAGGACCACCACAATGCCCACATGTCAGATGCAAAGGTTCGAGGAAAATTAG TCTTCAGAAGACCGTACTGCAAtgattttctgaaattttgctTCCAGAAATTTGAGTTAGGGATATGGTCGTCGAGATTGAA AGCAAATGTGGATGCGGTTATAAATATCATTATGGAGGAGGATATGAAAGAATCCCTGTTATTCTGTTGG GACTTGTCAAAATGCACAGGCACTAAGTTTAAAACTCTTGAAAACAAAGATAAACCATTAGTATTGAAGGAGCTAAAGAAACTGTGGAATAAAGAGGATCCTGATCTTCCATGGGAGCAAGGAGAGTTTTCACCTTCAAATACATTACTTGTAGATGATTCCCCTTACAAGGCTCTGGGCAATCCG TCACACACTGCCATTTTTCCTCATCCGTACCGCTATCTTGACAAGAAAGATAATTCATTGG CACCTGGTGGAGATCTTCGGGTGTATCTGGAGaaccttgctgctgctgctgatgttCAGTCCTACGTTCGGGAGCACCCATTTGGTCAACCTTCCATTACAAAGAGTCATCAACATTGGGGTTTCTATGTGAAAGTACTTGAAAGTCTGGAGAAGCCCATTGCCTGA
- the LOC102713103 gene encoding uncharacterized protein LOC102713103 isoform X2: MDRTPGKSSPSKRRRDARAPEAAAEVIEREAPVASAPVEGTPKGKKSKSKKGKKHKQQESPSSVSDASAIVTHKDLANESGNGYTSGEGATTSTAPVLEAQKEVDEQEAPNISASVEVQAQKGKKLKDKKRKKHKQQESSSAVMAATDLFSESGIGCTSGEGTTTSMAPVQEADEQLAPTVSASVEAQAQKGKKSKEKKRKRHKQQESHSDVSDVSAIVTDTDLVIESGNRSTSGEGALRDADVVPSPRSEHDPTPEMDRMPGKSKASKRRCGATTSMPVALEAEKEVDEQETTVTSTAVERTPDDLANESGDGCRSGEAALQDVDVVSSRNGQDPKCPEVNSSEDSVAGKKGDTDDNSQLCSSLHESYVERRRRKNRERKRRKKENANRSNVQNPSSQPSATEVGLVTTADEDNTPGSKCKNPSLLPGAGEVGLVMTADGNNTPGSECKKSNKKRKRNQTIVSEAPLVQRMGLGETASVGMMDEVQPILSDSRHARSDRSDVLSNLGQMHKEKYRDIYSPRGSLIRFQRKKLLILDINGLLADINQDHHNAHMSDAKVRGKLVFRRPYCNDFLKFCFQKFELGIWSSRLKANVDAVINIIMEEDMKESLLFCWDLSKCTGTKFKTLENKDKPLVLKELKKLWNKEDPDLPWEQGEFSPSNTLLVDDSPYKALGNPSHTAIFPHPYRYLDKKDNSLAPGGDLRVYLENLAAAADVQSYVREHPFGQPSITKSHQHWGFYVKVLESLEKPIA; the protein is encoded by the exons ATGGACCGGACGCCGGGGAAGAGCAGCCCCTCCaaacggcggcgcgacgccaGGGCgcccgaggcggcggcggaggtgatcGAACGGGAGGCGCCCGTCGCTTCTGCTCCAG TGGAGGGGACACCAAAGGGGAAGAAATCCAAGtcaaagaaaggaaagaagcATAAGCAGCAGGAATCCCCTTCTTCTGTATCCGATGCCAGTGCTATTGTGACACATAAAGATTTGGCCAATGAATCTGGAAATGGTTACACAAGTGGGGAAGGTGCTACCACATCCACGGCGCCTGTGCTGGAGGCGCAGAAGGAGGTGGATGAGCAGGAGGCTCCCAACATTTCTGCTTCAG TGGAGGTGCAAGCGCAAAAGGGGAAGAAATTAAAGGACAAGAAACGAAAGAAGCATAAGCAGCAGGAATCCTCTTCTGCTGTTATGGCTGCTACAGATTTGTTCAGTGAATCTGGAATTGGTTGTACGAGTGGGGAAGGTACCACCACCTCCATGGCACCAGTGCAGGAGGCAGACGAGCAGCTGGCTCCCACTGTTTCTGCCTCAG TGGAGGCACAAGCGCAAAAGGGGAAGAAATCAAAGGAGAAGAAACGGAAGAGGCATAAGCAGCAGGAATCTCATTCTGATGTATCTGATGTTAGTGCTATTGTGACGGATACAGATTTGGTCATTGAATCTGGAAATCGTTCCACAAGTGGGGAAGGTGCATTACGAGATGCTGATGTTGTTCCGAGCCCCAGAAGTGAGCATGATCCAACGCCAGAAATGGATCGAATGCCAGGGAAGAGCAAGGCCTCAAAACGACGGTGTGGCGCCACCACATCCATGCCTGTGGCGCTGGAGGCGGAGAAAGAGGTGGATGAACAGGAGACTACCGTCACTTCTACTGCAG TGGAGAGGACACCAGATG ATTTGGCCAATGAATCTGGAGATGGTTGCAGGAGTGGGGAAGCTGCATTACAAGATGTTGATGTTGTCAGTTCCAGAAATGGGCAAGATCCAAAATGTCCTGAGGTTAACAGTTCTGAGGATTCAGTGGCAGGAAAGAAAGGGGATACAGATGATAACTCCCAGCTCTGCAGCTCATTGCACGAGAGTTATGTAGAAAGAAGAAGGCGAAAGAATAGAGAAaggaagaggagaaagaaggaaaatgcCAATAGGAGCAATGTGCAGAATCCTTCTTCACAACCTAGTGCCACTGAGGTTGGTTTGGTGACTACAGCTGATGAGGATAATACTCCTGGCTCAAAATGCAAGAATCCTTCTTTGCTACCTGGTGCTGGTGAGGTTGGCTTGGTGATGACAGCTGATGGGAATAATACTCCAGGCTCTGAATGCAAGAAATCaaacaagaagaggaagagaaatcAAACAATTGTTAGTGAGGCACCCTTGGTACAAAGGATGGGTTTGGGTGAGACTGCTTCAGTTGGAATGATGGATGAAGTTCAACCTATCTTATCTGATAGCCGACATGCAAGGAGTGATAGGTCAGATGTTTTGTCGAATTTAGGTCAGATGCACAAAGAGAAATATCGGGACATCTACTCACCAAGAGGGTCGCTGATAAGatttcaaaggaaaaaacTTCTTATTCTGGATATTAATGGTTTGCTTGCGGATATCAATCAGGACCACCACAATGCCCACATGTCAGATGCAAAGGTTCGAGGAAAATTAG TCTTCAGAAGACCGTACTGCAAtgattttctgaaattttgctTCCAGAAATTTGAGTTAGGGATATGGTCGTCGAGATTGAA AGCAAATGTGGATGCGGTTATAAATATCATTATGGAGGAGGATATGAAAGAATCCCTGTTATTCTGTTGG GACTTGTCAAAATGCACAGGCACTAAGTTTAAAACTCTTGAAAACAAAGATAAACCATTAGTATTGAAGGAGCTAAAGAAACTGTGGAATAAAGAGGATCCTGATCTTCCATGGGAGCAAGGAGAGTTTTCACCTTCAAATACATTACTTGTAGATGATTCCCCTTACAAGGCTCTGGGCAATCCG TCACACACTGCCATTTTTCCTCATCCGTACCGCTATCTTGACAAGAAAGATAATTCATTGG CACCTGGTGGAGATCTTCGGGTGTATCTGGAGaaccttgctgctgctgctgatgttCAGTCCTACGTTCGGGAGCACCCATTTGGTCAACCTTCCATTACAAAGAGTCATCAACATTGGGGTTTCTATGTGAAAGTACTTGAAAGTCTGGAGAAGCCCATTGCCTGA